A region of Vitis riparia cultivar Riparia Gloire de Montpellier isolate 1030 chromosome 12, EGFV_Vit.rip_1.0, whole genome shotgun sequence DNA encodes the following proteins:
- the LOC117926028 gene encoding uncharacterized protein LOC117926028, with amino-acid sequence MPTMLHTTVTHMVLNVAHNDILGDGSKRQNIANNEIGLLATVDELAGVHALGSDKQLFLMLVPEGVAEGNSSEWGAVTGIVDDLGDHTLEVVVPLAEVQAPEPRRTLAVVGVGLEYGSGTFTLGADDPTHLGEGF; translated from the coding sequence ATGCCCACCATGTTGCACACAACGGTCACCCACATGGTGCTCAACGTTGCACACAACGACATTCTCGGGGATGGATCTAAGCGGCAGAACATTGCTAACAACGAGATTGGCCTTCTTGCCACAGTAGACGAACTGGCCGGTGTACATGCCCTCGGTAGCGACAAACAACTCTTTCTGATGCTAGTACCAGAAGGGGTGGCGGAAGGTAACTCGAGCGAGTGGGGCGCTGTGACCGGGATTGTGGATGATCTCGGTGACCACACCCTTGAGGTAGTCGTTCCGCTCGCCGAAGTCCAGGCTCCGGAACCTCGTCGGACCCTTGCGGTGGTGGGTGTGGGACTTGAATACGGATCCGGCACCTTTACGCTGGGCGCGGATGACCCGACCCATCTTGGTGAAGGTTTCTAG
- the LOC117926488 gene encoding probable terpene synthase 11 isoform X2: protein MKEVKERTREAFYRAWDSRAAMEMVDTVERLGLSYNFEDEINALLQRFCDWNASEDLFTTALRFRLLRQNGFPTHSDVFGKFMDKNGKFKESLTEDIWGMLSLHEASHLGAKNEEVLAEAKEFTRIHLIQSMPHMEPHFSSHVGRALELPRHLRMARLEARNYIGEYSRESNPNLALLELAKLDFDMVQSLHQKELTEIVRWWKQLGLVDKLDFARDRPMECFLWTVGIFPDPRHSSCRIELTKAIAILLVIDDIYDSYGSLDELALFTDAVKRWDLGAMDQLPEYMKICYMALYNTTNDIAYRILKEHGWSVIEDLKRTWMDIFGAFLAEAQCFEGGHVPSLEEYLTNAVTTGGTYMALVHAFFLMGQGVTRENMAMLKPYPNIFSCSGKILRLWDDLGTAREEQERGDNASSIECYKREREMDTVLEDEACRKHIRQMIQSLWVELNGELVASSALPLSIVKAAFNLSRTAQVIYQHGDDNKTSSVEDHVQALLFRPVSSNGHAQITMH from the exons ATGAAAGAAGTGAAGGAAAGAACCCGGGAGGCATTCTATAGAGCTTGGGATTCAAGGGCTGCTATGGAGATGGTAGACACAGTTGAGAGGCTAGGTCTATCATACAATTTTGAAGACGAGATAAATGCACTATTGCAAAGGTTCTGCGACTGGAATGCCAGTGAAGATCTCTTCACCACTGCCCTTCGTTTCCGGTTGCTTCGCCAAAATGGATTCCCAACTCATTCTG ATGTTTTTGGCAAGTTCATGGATAAGAatggaaaattcaaggaaaGCTTGACTGAAGACATATGGGGTATGCTGAGTTTACATGAGGCATCTCACTTGGGGGCCAAAAATGAAGAAGTATTAGCAGAAGCCAAGGAGTTCACAAGGATTCACCTCATACAGTCTATGCCGCACATGGAACCCCATTTTAGCAGCCATGTCGGCCGGGCACTCGAGCTTCCCAGGCACTTGAGGATGGCGAGGTTGGAGGCTAGAAACTATATAGGCGAATATAGCAGGGAAAGCAACCCAAACTTAGCTCTTCTAGAGCTAGCAAAATTGGATTTCGACATGGTTCAATCACTGCACCAGAAGGAGTTGACTGAGATAGTAag GTGGTGGAAACAGTTGGGTCTTGTTGATAAGCTTGATTTTGCTCGAGACCGGCCGATGGAGTGCTTCTTATGGACAGTGGGGATATTTCCAGATCCCAGGCATTCAAGCTGCCGCATCGAATTAACCAAGGCCATTGCTATCTTACTAGTTATTGATGATATTTACGACTCTTATGGATCTTTGGACGAGCTTGCTCTCTTCACTGACGCAGTAAAAAG ATGGGATCTTGGTGCAATGGATCAGCTCCCTGAGTACATGAAGATATGTTACATGGCATTGTACAACACTACTAATGACATAGCATACAGGATCTTGAAGGAGCATGGATGGAGCGTCATAGAAGACCTAAAACGAACG TGGATGGACATCTTTGGAGCTTTCCTAGCTGAAGCCCAGTGTTTCGAGGGTGGCCATGTACCCTCACTAGAAGAGTATCTAACTAATGCAGTTACCACTGGAGGCACATACATGGCCTTGGTGCATGCTTTTTTTCTTATGGGGCAAGGTGTTACTAGGGAAAATATGGCCATGTTGAAGCCCTATCCCAACATCTTCTCCTGTTCAGGGAAAATTCTTCGGCTTTGGGATGACTTGGGAACTGCAAGA GAGGAGCAAGAGAGAGGAGATAACGCGTCGAGTATAGAATGCTACAAGCGAGAGCGAGAGATGGATACTGTGTTGGAAGATGAAGCCTGCAGGAAACACATAAGGCAGATGATCCAGAGCTTGTGGGTAGAGCTCAATGGGGAGCTGGTTGCTTCGTCTGCATTGCCTCTTTCAATCGTCAAAGCTGCCTTTAACCTCTCAAGAACTGCACAAGTCATTTACCAGCATGGAGATGATAACAAGACTTCTAGTGTTGAAGATCATGTACAAGCATTGCTCTTTAGGCCTGTTTCCTCTAATGGGCATGCTCAAATTACCATGCATTAG
- the LOC117926488 gene encoding probable terpene synthase 11 isoform X1, translating to MALNMSRFVTMPSHVLPSSFVAPSLQVSSSPCSWRTRPSPCSSCHLSPSSSSKPLLGSHDYSLLKSLTLSPHAVNSEADSSTRRMKEVKERTREAFYRAWDSRAAMEMVDTVERLGLSYNFEDEINALLQRFCDWNASEDLFTTALRFRLLRQNGFPTHSDVFGKFMDKNGKFKESLTEDIWGMLSLHEASHLGAKNEEVLAEAKEFTRIHLIQSMPHMEPHFSSHVGRALELPRHLRMARLEARNYIGEYSRESNPNLALLELAKLDFDMVQSLHQKELTEIVRWWKQLGLVDKLDFARDRPMECFLWTVGIFPDPRHSSCRIELTKAIAILLVIDDIYDSYGSLDELALFTDAVKRWDLGAMDQLPEYMKICYMALYNTTNDIAYRILKEHGWSVIEDLKRTWMDIFGAFLAEAQCFEGGHVPSLEEYLTNAVTTGGTYMALVHAFFLMGQGVTRENMAMLKPYPNIFSCSGKILRLWDDLGTAREEQERGDNASSIECYKREREMDTVLEDEACRKHIRQMIQSLWVELNGELVASSALPLSIVKAAFNLSRTAQVIYQHGDDNKTSSVEDHVQALLFRPVSSNGHAQITMH from the exons ATGGCTTTGAATATGAGCAGGTTCGTTACCATGCCTTCACATGTGCTGCCATCGTCCTTTGTCGCTCCTTCACTTCAAGTTTCATCGTCTCCTTGTTCATGGCGGACGCGCCCCTCACCTTGCTCCAGCTGCCATTTATCGCCATCATCATCGTCAAAGCCACTGCTTGGAAGCCATGATTATTCTTTGCTCAAGTCCTTAACTCTATCTCCACAT GCGGTGAATTCTGAAGCTGATAGCAGCACCAGAAGGATGAAAGAAGTGAAGGAAAGAACCCGGGAGGCATTCTATAGAGCTTGGGATTCAAGGGCTGCTATGGAGATGGTAGACACAGTTGAGAGGCTAGGTCTATCATACAATTTTGAAGACGAGATAAATGCACTATTGCAAAGGTTCTGCGACTGGAATGCCAGTGAAGATCTCTTCACCACTGCCCTTCGTTTCCGGTTGCTTCGCCAAAATGGATTCCCAACTCATTCTG ATGTTTTTGGCAAGTTCATGGATAAGAatggaaaattcaaggaaaGCTTGACTGAAGACATATGGGGTATGCTGAGTTTACATGAGGCATCTCACTTGGGGGCCAAAAATGAAGAAGTATTAGCAGAAGCCAAGGAGTTCACAAGGATTCACCTCATACAGTCTATGCCGCACATGGAACCCCATTTTAGCAGCCATGTCGGCCGGGCACTCGAGCTTCCCAGGCACTTGAGGATGGCGAGGTTGGAGGCTAGAAACTATATAGGCGAATATAGCAGGGAAAGCAACCCAAACTTAGCTCTTCTAGAGCTAGCAAAATTGGATTTCGACATGGTTCAATCACTGCACCAGAAGGAGTTGACTGAGATAGTAag GTGGTGGAAACAGTTGGGTCTTGTTGATAAGCTTGATTTTGCTCGAGACCGGCCGATGGAGTGCTTCTTATGGACAGTGGGGATATTTCCAGATCCCAGGCATTCAAGCTGCCGCATCGAATTAACCAAGGCCATTGCTATCTTACTAGTTATTGATGATATTTACGACTCTTATGGATCTTTGGACGAGCTTGCTCTCTTCACTGACGCAGTAAAAAG ATGGGATCTTGGTGCAATGGATCAGCTCCCTGAGTACATGAAGATATGTTACATGGCATTGTACAACACTACTAATGACATAGCATACAGGATCTTGAAGGAGCATGGATGGAGCGTCATAGAAGACCTAAAACGAACG TGGATGGACATCTTTGGAGCTTTCCTAGCTGAAGCCCAGTGTTTCGAGGGTGGCCATGTACCCTCACTAGAAGAGTATCTAACTAATGCAGTTACCACTGGAGGCACATACATGGCCTTGGTGCATGCTTTTTTTCTTATGGGGCAAGGTGTTACTAGGGAAAATATGGCCATGTTGAAGCCCTATCCCAACATCTTCTCCTGTTCAGGGAAAATTCTTCGGCTTTGGGATGACTTGGGAACTGCAAGA GAGGAGCAAGAGAGAGGAGATAACGCGTCGAGTATAGAATGCTACAAGCGAGAGCGAGAGATGGATACTGTGTTGGAAGATGAAGCCTGCAGGAAACACATAAGGCAGATGATCCAGAGCTTGTGGGTAGAGCTCAATGGGGAGCTGGTTGCTTCGTCTGCATTGCCTCTTTCAATCGTCAAAGCTGCCTTTAACCTCTCAAGAACTGCACAAGTCATTTACCAGCATGGAGATGATAACAAGACTTCTAGTGTTGAAGATCATGTACAAGCATTGCTCTTTAGGCCTGTTTCCTCTAATGGGCATGCTCAAATTACCATGCATTAG